In Syntrophorhabdus sp., the genomic window AGTCTGTTGATGAAGTCTTTCCCGGGCCCCAGTTCATACCCTGTCGTCATTCTGGCTTTATCCAGGAAGAACGGTGGGTTAGAAAGACCTCCGGATCCCGGATCAGGTTCGGGAAGACAACAGGAGGGACTTTGTCAACAGTCTGTTGAACCATTGAACCATCTTTTCGGTGTCATACGATAGCATCGAACGGGGGTGTTTGCAAGGCGGGAAGAAGAGATGGTTCGAGGGCCATTCTCCTCTCATTCGGGCGTCTGGTGTATATCCGTGATCCTGAGGTTTCCCAGGTAATCGCGGTTCGAGTACTTCTTCAATCCCATCAACTCCCTGGTTATCGTTCCCATTCTGTCAACCTGTTGCCTTATTACCTCCAGGGACTCCTGCACGCGGTCATCGGTGCTGTCCATCTGCAACAGGTCAACGCGGCCGCCAATCACCTGGAGAGGCTGATTGAGTTCATGACAGATGGCTCCGGCCATTTCGAGGGCTGCGGTGAGCCGTTCGTTGTGCCTCTTTTCCTCCTCTGCCCGTTTACGTTCGGTGATGTTGAGAAAGGTCCCTATTATCGCGGGCCGTCCGCCATACACGGTCCGGGAGCTGTAGACCTCGACGTTCCTCATTTCTCCATCCTTTGTGACCACACGGAACTCATAGTGGAGAGATTCCAGTTCCCCCGATATCCTTTTGCGCATGCCCTGTTCCACCGTGGGCCAGTCTTCGGGGAGTATGACGTCTCTTACAGGTTTCCCGCTCATCTCATCGGGCTCATATCCGAGTATGCGGGCAAGCATCCCGTTGGCATACTTGAACACCCCGTCCTGAAGGATGTACATGCCCACAAGGGACCTCTCGGACATGTCTTTGAACCTTTGTTCCGATTCGGGGAGGGCCTCATCCGCCCTCTCGTGTCCGTCCATGTCGTGGAGGAACCCGAGGACGACATGGACGTCGGCACCTTTGATGATATTTGTGGCCATCCGAACGGGCACGGAGCGGCCCGCCTTGTTGATGAGCTGAACACGTGTCGATCCGGCGGACCTGCCTTCGACGTGTTCCTGCGCCAGTTCGATCGCGTTGTTCGGGCCCTCTTCGGGAAGTATCCTCAGTTCCGCGAAGCTCCTGCCTACCAACTCAGCTTTCCCGAAGCCGGTGATGTCCTCGCATCTCGGATTGACGTAAAGGAGGATACCCTTCGCGTCACTCATGTAGACGCCATCGAGGGCATTTTCCAGGAAGGCCGTAAACAGGGCCGGCGCCTCGCCCGCTATCCGTCCCGATTCCGAACGTTCCGGTTCTTCTGTCCCATGTTCCAGCGTGGATATCTCTTCGTACGGTCCCCCACCGGGTGTTGATGTATAGTCCATTGTACCTTCCCCTGAACGATGATCGGATCCTTATACATCAATATATGTGGAATAGTACCGCAGACACCCTGAGGGTGTCAAACACGTATCGATGAGGACTCGATCGAACACGCGTCGGCGCGGGAAGAGCACCGGGCGGATGATGCGGCCGAACCGGTTCTCCCCGGTTTTCGGACGCCGCTCAGCCGGGGTCCTCCTTCCCCGATACGCGGTGGATGATTATCCTGACGACGGCGGTGAGCGCAAGCTTGTCTTCGGGGATGGGTCCGTAACCCCCTTCGGGCTGATACTTCTCCATGAGGGCCGCAAGGACACGGAGTCTCGTCTCACGGTCCTCGACGGTGAGGGCCCTTCCCTTGACGATGACGCTTCGGTACCGATAGCCTGCCCGGCAGGGGCTTTTGTCGCTCCTGACATATCCGAGGGGGAGGTCGATCTCGAAACAGACCCGTGCATCCCTCTTCATGTCGTCCATCTTTTCTCCCTCGCGGGCGGAGTGGAAATATATATCGCCGTCGAGATAGACGAAGTTCAGGGGTTTGATCATGGGAGACCCGTCGGCTCCGATGGTGCCAAGCCTACCCACGTGGGACTGAGTGAAAAGATCGGTGATAACGGCGGGGTCCTTTATCTCTTTCTTTGCTGCACGCATGCGAAGCTCCCCCCTTCTCTTTCCTTTCTTATGATATCCGGCGGTCTCACCGCTGTCCAGGATTATCCATTCGACCAGGCAGAGAGGTAATGACCAATGAAACAGATAATGACCAATTCATTAATGACCAATCAAACAAAGGTCAGGGCAGAACGGGTTGCCCGAGAGACGGCTTTGTTGAACGCCCCGGCCATCATAGTGGGGGTAGTTCATCAAGGGGTACAGTGGGTGATGATGGCCGGGGCCGGTAGGAACCTCAACTTCGCGTGCGTCCGAGATGGAAACAGAAAGCGTCTCAAGAATGATCCCACCCTTGAAACGCCCCTGTCTCATCCACACGTCAACGTGTTGATATGTGGATGAACCCTACGGAGAGTACAAGTGGATAGGGGGCCCTGCTGGTAACGGGGACGCAGGGAGCCTCCCCGGAACCACCACGGGCGTGCTATAATTAACGTTGTTCCACAATGCAAAGACAACGCCGATCAGCAAAAGGAGGTTCTCATGCGCAAAGAAGAGAAGAAAGATGAGAAAGTGTCGGGTATCAGCAGGCGCAACTTTATCGCGGGAACGGGCGTGGCCGTGGCGGGAGCCCTGGCGACGGGAGCGCTGTTGCCGGGCAAGGTGGAGGCTGTGCCGCCGCCGAAGAAATGGGACAGGACAACGGACGTCCTTATTATCGGAACGGGTTACGCCGGCCTTGCCGCGGCCATCGAGGCCCATGACGCAGGGAGCAAGGTCGCCATCATCGAGAAGGCGGCCGTGATCGGAGGCAATTCGGCGATCGCGAGCGGGATCTACAACTGTTCCGAGCCCGACGTGCAGGCAAAGTACGGGATAAAGGACTCCCCGGAGCAGCATTATCAGCAGACTCTTGCCGCCGGCGACTTCAGAGGTGACCCGGAGAAGGTGAAGTACATGACGTATCACGCCCTGGAAGGACGCAAGTGGCTTGAGAAACAGGGGGTCAAGTTCGACGAGAAACCCTACACGGCCGTCGGTGCCCTCTGGGCGAGGAGCTTCGACCCCGTCAACAAGGGAAGGGGTGGCGCCATCATACGGACCCTGAAGGCCCAGGTCGATTCCAGGAAGATCCCCGTCATGATGAACGTGAAGCTCAAGGCCCTCGTCCGGCGGAAGGCCCTTGAGGGTGATATCATGGGGGCGGTGGTGACGGAGAAAGGAAAAGACGTCTACTTCAAGGCCCGGAAGGCTGTCATCCTCGCGACGGGCGGATTTGCCGCCGACGTGGCGATGCGCTCCAAGCATGACCCTCGCCTGACTGCCGAGGTCCCGACGACGAACGTGCCGACGGCGACGGGAGAGGCCATCGTCATCGCCGAGAATGAAGGCGCCGATGTCCACGGGATGGATTATATCCAGATGCTCATTGCCTGCAACTATTACACGAAGAAATACGGGTCGTTGACGAACCTTGGCGTCGACCACGCCCTGTTCGTGAACCTCGACGGAAAAAGGTTTGTCGCCGAGGACCAGCGCCGCGACGTCATGGCCGAGGCCGTCCTCAAGCAGAAGAACAAGGTGCTCCTCTGGGTTGCCGATGAACAGTGCGCGAAGAGGTTCAACCCCAAGATGACGGAGGAGATCATCAAGGATGGTCTCGCCTTCCGCGCGAACACGCTCGAAGAGCTTGCGAAGGTCCTGAACGCCAAGCTCCAGGTGCCGGAGAAGGCCTTCCTCGAATCCGTCGCGAAGTATAACGAGAGCGTTAAGAAAGGCAAAGACGAAGAGTTCGGCAAGAAGCCGCAGAACCTCAAACCCGTCAGTGTCGGCCCCTTCTACGCGAGCCCGACGCAGGCCGGCGTGCATCACACGATGGGAGGCGTACAGACAAAAGGGACCACGTGCCAGGTGATAGACAGGGAGAACAAGATCATCGCGCGGCTCTACGCGGCGGGCGAGGTCACAGGCGGTGTCCATGGCTCGAACAGGGTCGGCGGGAACGCGACGGTCGACTGCATCGTCTTCGGAAGGAACGCCGGCATCACCGCGGCGAAGGAAAAGTCCTGGGGC contains:
- a CDS encoding PAS domain S-box protein, producing MDYTSTPGGGPYEEISTLEHGTEEPERSESGRIAGEAPALFTAFLENALDGVYMSDAKGILLYVNPRCEDITGFGKAELVGRSFAELRILPEEGPNNAIELAQEHVEGRSAGSTRVQLINKAGRSVPVRMATNIIKGADVHVVLGFLHDMDGHERADEALPESEQRFKDMSERSLVGMYILQDGVFKYANGMLARILGYEPDEMSGKPVRDVILPEDWPTVEQGMRKRISGELESLHYEFRVVTKDGEMRNVEVYSSRTVYGGRPAIIGTFLNITERKRAEEEKRHNERLTAALEMAGAICHELNQPLQVIGGRVDLLQMDSTDDRVQESLEVIRQQVDRMGTITRELMGLKKYSNRDYLGNLRITDIHQTPE
- a CDS encoding flavocytochrome c encodes the protein MRKEEKKDEKVSGISRRNFIAGTGVAVAGALATGALLPGKVEAVPPPKKWDRTTDVLIIGTGYAGLAAAIEAHDAGSKVAIIEKAAVIGGNSAIASGIYNCSEPDVQAKYGIKDSPEQHYQQTLAAGDFRGDPEKVKYMTYHALEGRKWLEKQGVKFDEKPYTAVGALWARSFDPVNKGRGGAIIRTLKAQVDSRKIPVMMNVKLKALVRRKALEGDIMGAVVTEKGKDVYFKARKAVILATGGFAADVAMRSKHDPRLTAEVPTTNVPTATGEAIVIAENEGADVHGMDYIQMLIACNYYTKKYGSLTNLGVDHALFVNLDGKRFVAEDQRRDVMAEAVLKQKNKVLLWVADEQCAKRFNPKMTEEIIKDGLAFRANTLEELAKVLNAKLQVPEKAFLESVAKYNESVKKGKDEEFGKKPQNLKPVSVGPFYASPTQAGVHHTMGGVQTKGTTCQVIDRENKIIARLYAAGEVTGGVHGSNRVGGNATVDCIVFGRNAGITAAKEKSWG
- a CDS encoding pyridoxamine 5'-phosphate oxidase family protein, which translates into the protein MRAAKKEIKDPAVITDLFTQSHVGRLGTIGADGSPMIKPLNFVYLDGDIYFHSAREGEKMDDMKRDARVCFEIDLPLGYVRSDKSPCRAGYRYRSVIVKGRALTVEDRETRLRVLAALMEKYQPEGGYGPIPEDKLALTAVVRIIIHRVSGKEDPG